One region of Anaerolineae bacterium genomic DNA includes:
- a CDS encoding amidohydrolase family protein: MREIDIIISGGRVLTSDEEDSIIHTGSVAIDGDTIIGVGNSEEIEARFSGRKTIDARNCLVMPGLINGHTHAAMTCFRGLADDMALMDWLNNYIFPAEARNVDPELAYWGSALACAEMIKSGTTTFCDMYLFEDETAQVARQAGMRCLLGEAIFDFPSPSTKTPEEGLAYTRMLIEKWADDPLVNIVVEPHSLYTCSPPVIKKAKALADHYDLPFAIHLLENRGEAEQLK, encoded by the coding sequence GTGCGAGAAATTGATATCATCATATCCGGAGGGAGGGTTCTTACATCGGACGAAGAGGATTCCATCATCCATACCGGGTCTGTCGCCATAGATGGAGACACCATCATCGGCGTAGGCAATTCTGAAGAGATAGAGGCGCGGTTTTCAGGACGCAAGACCATAGACGCCCGCAATTGTCTGGTCATGCCCGGCCTTATAAACGGTCACACCCACGCGGCAATGACCTGCTTCAGGGGTCTGGCGGACGACATGGCGCTGATGGACTGGCTGAACAATTACATATTCCCCGCCGAAGCCAGGAATGTCGATCCCGAACTGGCCTACTGGGGGAGCGCACTCGCGTGCGCCGAGATGATAAAATCGGGGACAACGACCTTCTGTGACATGTACCTGTTCGAGGATGAAACCGCCCAGGTTGCCCGCCAGGCCGGGATGCGGTGCCTCCTCGGAGAGGCAATCTTCGACTTTCCCTCGCCGAGCACAAAAACCCCCGAGGAGGGGCTTGCATACACGCGTATGCTCATCGAGAAGTGGGCCGATGACCCCCTCGTCAACATCGTGGTTGAGCCGCATTCGCTGTATACCTGCTCCCCCCCCGTCATCAAAAAGGCCAAGGCCCTAGCCGATCACTATGACCTTCCCTTCGCAATCCATCTCCTAGAAAACAGAGGGGAGGCGGAGCAGCTGAAGGA